The genomic region TTTCTCAATTCTTAACTCACTATGCAAATTAATCCATTCTAACCTAAAAATAATCTAGCCATGTTTTCTCCTTAtactgcttcctttttttctctttcccagtgttttgttttctttctttttattctgcttAGGgcttcaaaatattaatagttctACCTAGAGACAAATACACAATTCAGGGAAAATTTGGTATATTAGTTAAAATACACTCACCATTCTTTCAAGGctcaacaaataagaaaacagatgaaaacactTTCTAAGCTATAAAgcacacaatttttatttttgaattaccTTAGGATTACTTAATGGTATCCCACTAATTTCCACAAGCCCCCTTTATTTCTGACATTAATTGTGGATCTTTACTCCTGAACGTCAGTGCTTCCTCTGATTACTAAAATGGCTTTTAAATACCTATTACAAATCACTCTCAAAATTTGTTATAGAGTTTTACAAGAGTTTAATGATGATGTCAATAAGTTGAAATCATGTTGGccaataaatgagatttttatctCATTAGCATATACTTTCTGATGAATAATCAATATATATTGGCATTTGTCTTTGATAGGAAGTATGGTAACAGTTTGtgtttataaaattatagattagatagataaactacatatatataattattttatatattctgcagctttttaagcatttttcaATACTGCAAAATTCCTGGTTTTCTTCCACTTTTCTTGGAGGTAGAAATTAAAAGAGGTACCACTCCTACAAAGCCTAGGAAATAATGTATTCACCTTCAGTTGTCCCCAGTATTGTTAGGGATGAACTCCAGATCATGTAACTAAATGCTGTGTAGAAGTGACAGATTCTGATTTTAGAGTATTTCTGGAGAGCTTGAACACATGCTGAGATAAAATATACTTCTACATAGGGTAAggatatatattgaaaaatgaaaatgtaactgAGCACATAAAAACcggcattgatttttttaagagtgaCTTGTTTGCAAGACTCTTGAAAAAATTTTAGGTGGGAATACATAACTACATGACATTTTTATGGTCCAAGTGAGCTAAACTTCATTCTTTAACAGTCAATTTATGTTGAGAAATACCTTTACAATTATGAGTTACTCTGCTTGAGGGATGCTGGAAAGAGAAACTTTATtacttctctctttcattttgtaaaactttatttcttaaaaacagaactagCCATAGGACTGGGAATTCCACGTCAACATTTGACTTTTGAGGCATTGTACACATTTTGTTAAggttaatttttcttcataatgaTTCCGTTAGTAAAGAAACTCATGATTTCCCTAGTATTAcaaattatttgatttaaaattttatagtagCTCCCATAAAAAAGCATATACCATAAAATATAGCATAATTACTCTTGtgtatgtttaatatatttagttGGATTGATGTGTCACTTGTTTCTCTTAGAGAACCATACACGCTACAAAACTAGCAACTGTGCTTAAATAGAAATTAAGTTCCACTTTATTTTTACCTCTTCCAATGTGGAACCAGGGGCGGAGAAGTAAGGAGATTTACTAATTGTCAttcagaagccttactgatataTGGACATAATAAATGCTAGGGGTTCCCATAATGGGTTTTCATCATGATATCCTGGGGCCCAGCTAGTGGATATGCTGCCAAGTTCTCAGGATTATGGGACATAAATCAGAAGAGATTCCCCTGCCATCACAGAGACCAGTCCGTCTCCTTCAAACCACACTGAATCTTTCCTTTCATCCGGGTTAAAAGCCATATAGCCACTACTTCTGCCAACCCGATAAAGACAGGATCGATGCCATTGGGACAAAGTCAAACTCAGCAATTCAGCATCAAATGGATAATAAAGTGTAGTCTTAATAATCTGGAAAGTGAAATTAAATTACTGGAACAAATATTGAAAGATAAGGCTTTATGGTCTGGAGTTTCAGAGGTCCTTACTTTCCATATTTTGTGCAGTGGATAAATGAGAATCCTTGTTTCCTGAGCAGGacaaaatttacaaaacagaAGGATCTTCCAGTATCATGTGCTTTCATGAAAATGGCTTAATTGAGTGTCTCACTGCaaacccccccccttttttttcttatttatctcggacaaaagcaaaatgaatggCAGTTTCACTTACTGCTGCCAAACACGTGTTATccaatttaattatataattttatatgtaatgtgtatatatttcttaACGCTAAGAAAGGGTGAAGCCTCAGGAGTTTTGTTGGCAgtacttgaaaaaaacaaaaggacacgAACTGATTTGTGCTGTAAGAATGCTTCACTCAGCATCTAAATTTGGATCTTAATTGATAgtgcatttattcaacatttcttttttcctctcatgGAGCCAGACATATCTTATTTTGTATCTTGCTGGAGCATGGAAAGACAACGGTGTCACAGCCGGTTTCTATCTAATACAGAGTCTTTAGGAATTCATATTTCTCCTtatagcagaagaaaaagaatagaaggtATTCATTTTTTAAGGCAACTTTTGAAACTCATTTTTACCTTAAGTTGCTTttgtacaggggtgcctggctggctcagtcagaagagcatgtgactcttgatctcagggtttgcgagtttgagccccacattaggtgtagggattacttaaaaataaaatctttaaaaaaataaataaataaagttgcttttGTACAGAAATCACATTCTAATCAAATATAATGATATGCATATAGTTTGGAAGGAGATGTTTTTATAAGAGATTTGACTCTGTGCTAATATATTTTATGAGAAACATAGAAATGGTTTCCTAGAAGAGTCTGACTCCTCAGTCACCCACATGTTTTGTGTGTGATATTTAATGATATCATTATCTTCAATATCCTTATTGAAACTAGCAACCTGAAGACCAAATCAACAATTgaacacattatttaaaaattacattgccTTAGAACACTGCACTGTATTCACAATCACTCACCTGACTCTTCTACCTATCTAAGCATCTCGAAAATTATCCCAAAAGGATAAAGGATAGTTGTTGATGTTTTTCTACCTTTCAATATTTACCTTGGAAATGTTGGATACTCTGGGccatccatttattattttttccatgtttcaGTAACCCCTGttctaaaaaaaagtcttttccttccctcatGCAAATAACCCTTCTACTGTCAAGTTACTTTCCAGCAATCCATATTCAGAATTTCATAGTGTGGCGTGTCAAACATTctgatttttaactctttgattATAAGGCCTGATAGCAGTCATGGACTAGCAACATTTTTCTCCTCAAACAAACACTGGTCAACGTTCCAAGATCAAATGACCTATTTCAatttgggaaaagatatttgattACAGAATATTCAGAATATGAGGGAACATTTAGTAAAGCTGTATCAGGGCATATGTGCATGAACTATACCGAATTCTCCTATTTTACCACTGAAAATGTATTTGGACGCATTCAGAAGAATTTAGGAGATCTATGTGATAGCCAGGTGTATAGGAttccttaaagaaaaaggaaatgttacagaatcttctttataaaatatcttgATGTTTCCCTGAAGCAAACTGCATACCTTTAgtagggaacacacacacacacacacacacacacacacacacacacacacacacacacacaattaccaTCAGGTTACCTTAACTTAGTTACTTGTAAAGGACATATTTTTGGTGCACATAAGTGTTTAAGAGTACTACCACTTGGTTGCCTTTGGAGAGAATGAAGAGATATTGACATAGAATTGTGCTTTGCTATCAGGATATACCAGATGTTAAGACAGTCACATGAACTTTCTGCTGGACCAAGAAGTCCACAGGGCATGATGGTCTCTAACACATCTAACACAGAGTGACTCCTGTAATGAAGGGCCAAAAGCCAAGAGTGCTGTGCAGAGCAAATACAGACACTGTTAATCATAAATCTCTAGACACATACCTCTAGGTAATGCATTTATAGCATTCCACCCTTCAACCCCAAAACCTGCAACAACAACCTTTGGTCAAAAGTGTTTCTAAATTTACTGTGAAGGCCAAGTTTGGCTTAACCagtctttcatcaatattttgcTTCTAGAATGTATTTATTAGAGCAACCATAATCTCCTACAGGACTGAGATGTATGCTTTCTTACTTAACTTTTTAGTTTGAGTTCACCTTTCATTCTGTTTAGTAGAATTTTTCCAACCATTCAGCCAACCCTCACAGCCAAGGGGAATTGTGTGCTGGGACTAACTCCATAAGAACCATCAGCTCAAATTGAATGAAGGTTCAGAGTCAGCAAAGAGAGAGCTCAGGGAACACAAATCAAATAGAGAAGGCAGGATTCTTCTCCCTCTTTGCTTATACCACTCTTCTTTGGACTAGCAATTGCTGGATATCCCTTGGtgggttgtttgtttgctttgtgatCTGCAGCTTGGGaatatattaagtatattctATACTGAATAGCTTAGCCAATGACAGCCAACATGTATTGTCCCCTTTTTTGGGTCTTCTCCACAGTGAAAGTAAATGTGAATTGTGTTCCTAACAAAGGGAGGTAAAATACAAGGGAGGAAAAAGCTATTGGAGAATTAgtgatctaaaaaataaaaaaaaagggggggtgcctgggtggctcaattgttaagtgtctgccttcagctcaggtcatgatcccagggtcttgggatcgagccccacatcaggctcccagctcagcaggaagcctgcttctccctctccctctgcccctgcttgtgttccccctctcgctgtgtctttctctgtcaaataaataaattaaaaaataaataaataaaaaataaaaaaggtaaaacccTTATGTGGTCTTACTTATTTGCTTTCCCTTCATCCCAGTTCTCTGACCTACTTTGCCAGTAGTGATTGATTTTTCACACCTGGAGACCACAAACCCTGGTGTGAGCTCCAGCCTGCAGAGTTAAGTGTGAGTATACAAGCTGCTCCTCCATTAGGAGATGAAGTTTTCTCCAGCTTGGGCATCACACGTTTCACCAATGAGGTGGTAGGTTTCAAGGTCAGTAATAAGAGGTGTCTGTTTTCACTTTGCTTCACATAGATCAAGACATACTATGTTAAAATATCAGGAGAATGCCAAGGTACCAAGAACCAGCAAGTTCCTCTTTTACTTGGAAGCTAGTGTATGTTTTCATACCTAAAATTTCTCCAGTTCCTTCAAGTAACTTTAGTGAATTACTACTGTATTAACATTGCTATCTCTTGGTGTGCACACACCCATCATGGCAAATCCAAACTCACACACCTTTACAGCTCTGCAATCTGCATTTGAAAGAATAGAATCAGTTCTTCCAGAAGGACAGAAGAAACCATAAATCAAGTTTTCTGTAATAACAGTAAcccaatatttttgaaatttcaggTTCCCAATTCACAGCCTTCCGCTTAACAGTAAAATTAGAGCTAGCCCTCAATAATAGGctgatattttttctaattatatttcatGATTTAAGAACAAGAAGCAGGTCTTGTCAATTGTGTACCCACAGCACTAAGATCAGTGTTTAAAACATAGAAGATCTTTAATAATTATTGTGGAATTGAACTGAATTTGCTGATACTCAGccccaaaaattatttttcattttagataattTAGAATACCTTCACATTCTCTTGTACTTTAGCCAGTAGAACTTAACCTAGGAGACAGTGaataaattataatgaaattttCTTCCAAGTGGGATTGAATTTACTTCAcgaaatcattattttttaatctgagcATTCTACAAAGGGTGCTCctaatgagaaggaaaaaaaaaataccacagcaTCCTTGAATATAGATCCAATACTCAAGTCAGCTAATGAAATAGGACCCCATAGAGATTGATGCTGTGACTGAAgaatacaacttttttttctttcttagaaagtAGGAAATCTAATTACCTTCAAGTTTCTCACATTTGAGCCATACTACAAATGACTTGTGTCCAGGTACAGAAAAAccaacaatattttatttataaccttattttttagtttttgaactACAAATTCTGGTTCTAGAGGTGTTTAAAAGATCATGGGTTTTATAGATGCTCATATGTAAATTAATCTGttgtttgcttacttttttttcttttttttttttttttttgctttgccaTTGAATGGTTCTCCTCATAAATACAGAACAGGTCAttacatgaaaaatataagatcttgcatttttttaatcttgttctctcttaaaaatctatttctaatATTGCATTCCCCATTGGACTACTTCATAAGGTcatgagggaaagaaaggagagaggaaaaaaaagaaagaaagacaaaatagacTGGATCTCACCACTAGAATTCACCATAAAAATCTCAAAGTGTAACAGAATTCTTACAAAATTTCCTAGGCCAGTTCTTTAGGGACTTGAGATCTCCTATGAAAAATATGGCAACCAGGGAAGGCAGGGATGAGATGTGGGAAAATAGTAAATAACTGCAGCAAAAACAGGTTCTGAGGAATACACATAATTTTGTCTGCTTTAGATCAcaatagaatttttaataaataaatttcttttcttttttgtttttttttgtaaagacaCTTTTTTGAAACAGTAGATTTAGCCCAgtcatttgtgtcatttttaataaactgtctttttttattgtttgttttctgtaactCTGTAAATGTTTTAGATTTGAGTCTCTTGTACATTGTCTTTAGAGTTCATTCGGATCAATAACGGTTCATGCACTGAACTGTGTATTGAATTTATTGTGTTAACTGTTGTTGTGTGGTTGAAGGGAGATTTGTAAGAGTTATAGTGATTTAGGTGCTCATGCTCGATAGCAGGCATGGGCAGGTGGCTTTCCATGGGCGTATCTCCTGTAATCTCATCATCCACATTAATGATTTCAACAGTCCTTGTTGGGGCATGATGGTTTTGCCGATGGTGCTGCTTCCTCATCTTGTAGAAAATGACCAGCATCACTGCAGCCATGAGTGTGATGGCCACAAAACAGCCAATGATGATTTTGGTGGTCTTCATGACCTCATCGATTCCTGGGATCCCACTGTTCATGTCAGTCACTGGGATGGTGAATGTTTTTTCTGTCGACCTTGTGCTCTGTGGCGTGAGAGAGGTGGTCACATTGGTGGTCTCCCAGTCGATCACTGGAGTGGGGCCCACGTTGTTATCTGTGGTCCGTGCCTCATCCTGAGAAGGTTCCATAGTCTCTACTGTGACGGTTGAAAAGTAAGAGAAGGGAGTAGTGGTTGCTGCAGTAACATTCAGGGTGGCAGAAGCAGTGGTATTTCCAACGGAATTACTCACCATACATGTGTACATGCCTGTATCTTGCACGGTTACATTCGTGAAGTTTAATGTGCCGTCACTGAGCACAGCTATCCGCACTTTGTATGCCCCATGTGTCATGACCGTTCCGTTTGGAGTAATCCAAGATACAGAGGTCAGGGACGTGGAAGCCCGACATTTCAGCTCAGCTGCCATGCCCTCAGTGACATTGAGGTCTGCTGGGGGCTCCACAATCACAGGAGCATAGCACGTGAAATAATTCTGGTCAAGCTCCCCAATGTACCTCCCTTTCAGATTGGGAGGAGTGTTACATCGAGCACAACAAGCTGTGTTGGAGGGGGCCATGTCTTTtatccaccagctgagccacagtATGTCGCAGTTACAGTTCCAAGGGTTGTGATGTAAGTGTATCCGCTCTAGATGATGCAAAGGTGTGAAGAGGTCATGAGGCAGTAATGTTAGATTGTTGTGTGCCAAGTTGATCTCCACGAGTGACTGAAGGTTATCAAAGGCATTCCGTTCAATCACTTGAATCTGGGACTGGATCATCCACAGTTTTTGAAGGTGCATCAATCCCTGGAATGAGCCAGGCCTGATGGCCGACAAATGGTTCCCAGAAAGATCCAGCTCATCTAGTTTTATGAGAGGTGTAAGGTTAGGGATTTCACGGAGGTTGCACATGGCAAGGTTCAAATACCTCAAGTTGGACAGACCTTCAAAGGCACCTTCTGAGATGTATGAAAGCCTTTTCAATTCCCCTAAGTCTAGTCGGCGCAAAGAAGGGATTCTGTTAAAAGCATAAGAAGGAATACTTTCAATGGGGTTGTTTCGCAACCAGAGCTCCTTCAGTTTAGACAAATATA from Zalophus californianus isolate mZalCal1 chromosome 11, mZalCal1.pri.v2, whole genome shotgun sequence harbors:
- the LRRC4C gene encoding leucine-rich repeat-containing protein 4C, with product MLNKMTLHPQQIMIGPRFNRALFDPLLVVLLALQLLVVAGLVRAQTCPSVCSCSNQFSKVICVRKNLREVPDGISTNTRLLNLHENQIQIIKVNSFKHLRHLEILQLSRNHIRTIEIGAFNGLANLNTLELFDNRLTTIPNGAFVYLSKLKELWLRNNPIESIPSYAFNRIPSLRRLDLGELKRLSYISEGAFEGLSNLRYLNLAMCNLREIPNLTPLIKLDELDLSGNHLSAIRPGSFQGLMHLQKLWMIQSQIQVIERNAFDNLQSLVEINLAHNNLTLLPHDLFTPLHHLERIHLHHNPWNCNCDILWLSWWIKDMAPSNTACCARCNTPPNLKGRYIGELDQNYFTCYAPVIVEPPADLNVTEGMAAELKCRASTSLTSVSWITPNGTVMTHGAYKVRIAVLSDGTLNFTNVTVQDTGMYTCMVSNSVGNTTASATLNVTAATTTPFSYFSTVTVETMEPSQDEARTTDNNVGPTPVIDWETTNVTTSLTPQSTRSTEKTFTIPVTDMNSGIPGIDEVMKTTKIIIGCFVAITLMAAVMLVIFYKMRKQHHRQNHHAPTRTVEIINVDDEITGDTPMESHLPMPAIEHEHLNHYNSYKSPFNHTTTVNTINSIHSSVHEPLLIRMNSKDNVQETQI